The DNA segment CGGTAGCCCCGCGTCGCCGGTGCCCAGACGCGCACAGTAGCGAACGTCGGCTTCCGGATCGAGCAGATGCGTCCGGCGACAGAAGGCCTCGACAGGTTCGCCGGTCACGGCGACGAACTCGTCGCCCTCGAGTAACTCCCGCTTCTGTTCGAGGCTGCCCAGCCGCTCCTCAGCCCAAAAGTACGTCGTCCGCACGCGGATACAGTCATTGCCGTCACTGACGAAAAACGCTCGTTCGACCCGCGCATCGCCCGCGGCATGGGACCCCTCATACCGGAGCGCCGCGCCGTCCTCGACGGTCACTGTCCGGGCGGGTTGAAACGTGGATTGAACGTCCACGTCCGGCGAGTCGTGCGCCGTCCGTTCCCCTTCGAGACAGAACCGGATGTCGGTGGCGGGATCCTCGAAGTGGTGTGTGCGACAGAACCGTGCCAGCGGTTCGCCCGTGTGTCGGAGGTGACCGTCCGCGAGCAGCCAGCTCTCCGTGACAGTCGTTACCTCCGCTCCCGCGTCGATGTATGCGGTTTCGACGTTGAGAACCGATCCCTGCGTATAGTACGTGCGCTCGACTGTCGCGTGCTCGTAGTGATGCGTCCCTCTGAACAGTGGCTGTCCGGCTGTCGCCGTTTCGAGGGCTTCGAACTCCGAGTTGATGTCGTCCGCCGATGGTTCGGGGGAGCCCATCACTATGATATGGGCTGGCAAGCACCAAAAGTCACTCGCCAGCCAGCGTCTTTCGCATCTCGACGTGTGGGATTCCGGCCTCTTCGAACCGCTCTCCGACGCGCTCGTATCCGAACCGGGCGTAGAACGGGGCGGCCCGGACCTGGGAGTGCAGTCGCATGGTTTCGAGACCGCGGTCGCGGGCCACCGCTTCGAGTCGCTCCATGAGTGCAGTGCCGACGTCGCGCTCGCGATACGCCGACCGTACCGCGACGCGTTCGACTTTGCCAGTCGTCTCGCCCGGCCGTCGAAGCCGGGCCGCCCCGATGGGTTCGTCGTCGTCGTAGGCGACGAGATGGATCGCGTCCGATTCGTGTTCGTCGACTTCGAGGTCGGCAGGAACGCCCTGTTCCTCGACGAAGACGGTCGTCCGAACCGAAAGGGCGTCTTGATAGACGGAATCGTCCTCGTCCGGTGCGTCGACGGTCCGTATCTCGGGGTTCATATGCGTCGATACGTCCCGACCGGCCCAAGAGCCTGACCATCGGTCCGGAAGGAACTTACAGATGTCACTCCGAATACCCAGGTATGGATCCACGCGTTCGCGAACACGCCGAGATCATCGTCAATCACTCGATCGACTGCAGCGAGGGCGATCACGTCGTCATCGACGCCCACCCGGTCGCGGAGGACCTCGTCACGGCCATCGTCGAGTCCGTCGCCGAGGTGGGCGGTCACCCGCTCGTGATCCAGGAGCGACTGGGCAAGCGCTTCCGACGGGCGTATCTCAAGCACTACGACGGCGAGTTCGAGGAGCCAGAGCATACCCACGCGCTCTACGAGGCGATGGACGCCTACATCGCGATCAAGGGCGGTGACAACGAGACCGAGCTCGGCGACGTCGACACCGAAACCCAATCCGCCTACGAGAAAGCGTACGAGCCGGTCAGAGAAACCCGTCTGAACAAGACCTGGAACCTGACACTCCATCCGGCGGCGGCCAACGCCCAGCAGGCCGAGATGGCGACCGAAGAGTACGAGACCTTCGTCTACGACGCCATCAACAAGGACTGGGACGCGGTCCGCGAGCAGCAACAGGAGATGGCCGACCGGCTGACCGACGCCGAGAAGGTCCGTATCGTCTCGGGCGACACCACCGACATCACGATGTCGGTCGCCGGCAACGAGACGCTCAACGACCACGGCGAGAACAACCTCCCCGGCGGGGAGGTCTTTACGGCCCCCGTCAAAGACAGCGTCTCCGGGGAGGCGTACTTCGACATCCCGATCTACCACCAGGGCCGGGAGATCGCGGGCGCCCGTCTCGTCTTCGAGGACGGAGAAGTCGTCGAGCACAGCGCCGAAAAGAACGAGGCGCTGCTGACCGACGTACTGGAGACCGACGACGGGGCCAGCTACCTCGGTGAACTCGGAATCGGCATGAACCGCGACATCGATCGGTTCACTCGCAACATCCTCTTCGACGAGAAGATGGGCGACACCGTCCACATGGCCGTCGGCCGGGCCTACCCCGAAACGGTGGGCGAGGACAACGAACAGAACGAATCCGCCGTCCACGTCGACATGATCCTCGACATGAGCGAGGATTCGTACATCGAGCTGGACGGCGAAGTCGTCCAGCGCGATGGGAAATTTTGGTTCGAGGAGTAGGAGTCGCGACCAACGGGAGCGACTCCAGACCGACGCGGGGAGGGACGACCCGCGGAGGCGTAGGGAGACTCGACTGAAAGGAGCGGCTCGGGTTGTACGAACGGCGAAGCCGTGAGTAGGGAGCGACTCCGAACGTGTGTCGTGTGACCGACCAACACGCATTACCTGTTGCAGTCCGTACGGCGGCGCATGGAAGCGGTCCTGGCCCTGGTGATCACGGTCGTGATCGCCGTCCTGCCGGCGCTGTTGTTCCTGGGGCTGTGGCACGGGCTGAACTACATGCGGGACGACGATCTCGTCCGGCGGGCCCGCGACCGGGCAGAGGTAGCAGTCCCACGTATCCGGCCGCGTCGCCGACCGGGTCGGGGCCGCGGTGTCCGAACTGCGGGGCGGTCAACCGCGGCGGGATGGACTACTGCAAGCAGTGTCTCGGCGAACTGTAGCGAGAGGGGAGACGGTGCGGTCAAGCATACGCCGACCGCAGGGAAGCGTTTCCCTCGACCGAGCGAAGCGAGGTCGAGCCTTTTTCCCCAAGTTTTTGCGCGAGGGGGTCGCTTTGCGACCCCCTCGACGGAAAAAGTGGGTTAGAAGTAGTCGATCATCTCGGGCAGTTCCGTCTTCATGCCCTTGCGCTCGCGGATTTCGGCGATCTTCTCGGGCTGGAGGTTGTCGGCCATGACCCGGAAGCCGGCGTTCTCGGTGTTCCAGGAGGCACGACCCTCGGTCGCGCTCCGGATGTCACTGGAGAAGCCGATCATCTCGTCGACGGGCGCGATACCCTCGACGACCATGAGGTCGCCTTCCTGGTACATGTCGTCGACGCGGCCACGGCGGCCCTGAATCTCGCCGCTCGCTGCGCCCATGTGCTCGTTGGGGACGTCGATGCGGACGTCCTGGATCGGTTCGAGCAGCCGGATCTCGGCGTCCATCAGGGCGTTGTGGACGGCCTGTCGGACGGCCGGGATGACCTGCGCGGGACCGCGGTGGATGGCGTCCTCGTGCAGACGGGCGTCGTGTAGGCGGATGAGCGACCCCTGGACCGGCTCGTTGGCCAGCGGGCCGTCGTTGAGCGCCTCCTGCAGCCCCTCGATGACCAGTTCCATCGTCTCGTTGAGGTGCTGGATCCCCTTCGTGTCGTCGACGAAAATGTTGGATCCATGGATGGTCTCGACCTCCTGGGACGTGTCCTTGTCGAGGCCGGCCTCCTGCAGCGCCTCGCGGCGTTCGAGTTCGGGCATGTCCATCGATGCCTCGCCGCGTTTGATCGCTTCGACGATGTCCGCATCGAGCGGCTCGACTGTGATGTAAAAGCGGTTGTGGCGGTTCGGCGAGATGCCTTCGACCTCGCGGGAGGACTCCTGGGGCGCCTCGCGGTAGACGACGATCGGTTCGCCGGTGTTCACGGGGATGCCCTGGTTGCGCTCGATGCGCTGGGTGACGACTTCGAGGTGAAGCTCACCCTGCCCGGAGATGAGGTGTTCGCCGGTGTCCTCGTTGATCTCGATGTTGATCGTCGGGTCCTCCTTGGCGACCTGCTGGAGCGTCTCGATGAGTTTCGGCAGGTCGTCCATGCTCTGGGCCTCCACGGACTTGGTGATGACCGGCTCCGAGATGTGTTCGATCGACTCGAAGGGGGTCATCTCGGTGCTGGAGACCGTCGATCCCGCGATGGCGTCTTTCAGACCGGTGACGGCGGCGATGTTCCCGGCCGGTACTTTCTCGACTTCCTCGCGCTCGCCGCCCATGTAGATCCCGACGGACTGGACGCGGTTTTTACCCGCAGTGCCGGAGACGTACAGCTCCTGTCCTTTCTCGATGGTGCCCGAGAACACACGACCAGCGGCGATCTCGCCGGCGTGGGGGTCGATCCCGATGTCAGTGACCATCAGGACGACTTCGCCGTCTTCGTCGACCAGTTGCATCTGCTCGGCGACGTCGGTGTCCTCGTCGCCGCGCCAGATGCGCGGAATTCGGCGGGGCTGAGCGTCGACCGGGTTCGGGAAGTGCTCGACGACCATGTCCAGCACGACGTCCGAAAGGGGCGTCCGCTCGTGGAGCTCCTGGCGCTTGTCGGCCCGCTCCAGTTCCATGATCTCGCCGAAGTCCATGCCGGTCCGCTGCATCGAGGGCATCGAGACACCCCACTTGTAGAGCGCGGACCCGAAGCCGACGGTCCCCTCCTCGACGCTCACCGTCCAGTCCTCGTCGATGTCGTCCATCTCCTCGGTCATCCCGCGGATGAGTTCGTTGACGTCCCGGATCACGGCCAGGAGACGCTCCTGCATCTCCTCGGGACCTTCCTGCAGTTCGGAGATGAGACGGTCGACCTTGTTGATGAACAGGGTCGGCTTGACGCCCTCGCGGAGTGCCTGCCGGAGGACGGTCTCGGTCTGGGGCATCGCGCCCTCGACGGCGTCCACCACGACGAGCGCGCCGTCGACGGCACGCATCGCGCGGGTGACGTCCCCGCCGAAGTCGACGTGGCCGGGCGTGTCGATGAGGTTGATGAGGTGGTTGGTACCCTCGTATTCGTGGGTCATCGAGACGTTGGCCGCGTCGATGGTGATCCCGCGTTCCTGTTCGTCCTCTTCGGTGTCCATCATCAGCTTCGTCGCCTCGCCCTCGTCGGCGATCATGCCGGCACCGGCGAGGAGATTGTCTGTCAGCGTTGTCTTACCGTGGTCGACGTGAGCAGCGATGGCGATGTTCCGGATGTTCTCCGGTTTGTCCATCAGCGTCTCACATTCCTGGACAATTTTCTTACGTCGGCCCATTATGCGCGACTCTACCGGCAGGAGGGTCAAAAGGGTAGTGTTTCGTGGCGAGCGGGGCGTTAGCCCCCAAGCCACGAAGCTCGAAAGAGAGCGACTGTAAAGGAGCGATCTTTCGGTGTTTCCGTGTGAGTGCGCTATTGGCACGCGAACACGGAAGCTCGTTGGAGGCAGCCGATCAGGAAGGATCCAACGGTGTTTCGACGGGTGGAGTGGGAGTGTCGAGGCAGGGGAGACGTGACTTTCAAGAACGTCTCCACTGTTTCGCCGCGAGGTGTCAACAACCAGTATCGAAGCCGAATCCACGAGCGGACACAACAGTAATACGTCTGCATACCTTGGCAACGCTACCCATGGACGTACAGGTTCGGGGCGGCGGCCCGGAACGACCGTTTCTCGGTGCAGCGAGTCTCTTCGGGACGGAATACGACCTCCAACGGCCGGTGCAGGTCGAGGTACGGGACGATCCAGACGAACGCACGCGCGTTGGCCACACCGACGACCGCCACCGACTGATCATCTCCCGGCAGGCCGCGACGAGCGCGATGGCCCGCGAGCTCGCGCTTCACGAGTTCGCTCATATGTACCGCCACGAGCGGAGCCATCCCTCCCACGTCCAATCGACGGACGAAGTGCTCTTTCTGGCGCTGGCCGGTCGCAGCGTCGAACGCCGGAAGGTCACCCACTGCTATCAGATCGCCAATCACGTCAAGGATATCTACGCCGACGACCTGTGGCTGGACCTGGCTCCGGGGGAGAAACTCGTTCGGTTCTTCGAGTCGACGCTGGCGATTGCGGTCTCGGATCGGCCGGCCGAACGGCAGCCGACCTGGACGCGCCGGACACCCGCGTCCGACCCCGACATCACGGCTGTCAACGCTGCCTTCGCGCTGGCGCAGGCGGAACGACACGACCTGATCGACCGTGACCACCGATTGTACGACCTCGCTCACGCGGCCGCCGAAGACGCCCCAGACGTGAGTCTCAATACGTTCAAGCACCGATTTCTGTCGCTCGAACCCGACCCGGACGACAGCGGGTTCCGCAAAGCGCTGGTCGATCTCACCCGCGAGTACGTGCTGGAGGAAAGACGGGCCGCCGATTGACGGCGCAACCGCTATACCCGGCGGAGAACTGAGAAGACAGAGAGTCGTTACCGCGCGGCGGCCGCGACGCGTTCTTTCTCCTCTTTCTGGGAGACGGCGTAGGTCTGCACGTCGTTGTTGGCGGCGCCGATGAGCTGCTGGGCGAGCGCCTCGGCGGCGTCGGTCGTCGTCTTGAACGAACTGTTGTAGACGCCCTCGGCGATGAACTTCAGGGCCTGATCGACGCGGCGCTGGGGCGCGACGTCGACGGCCTTCGGGACGGAGATGCCACCGTACTTCAGGCGGACGGTCTCCTCGCGCGGGGCGCTGTTCTCGACGGCGCTGACGAGGATCTGGACCGGGTTGTCCTCGGTTCGCTCGTGGACGATCTCGAAGGCCTCACGAGTGATCCGGGTCGTCTGCTGTTTCTTGCCCGTGTTCTCGTCGGTCTGCATCAGACGGTTGATGAGCCGCTCGACGATGGAGATCTCGCTTTTCTTGAACTGCTTTTCGGCGTGACGCCCCATCGTGTGTGCGATCGGAGTGACCGTGATGTAGCGCTCGGTCGAGGGATCGCTGAACTCGATGTCGTCGACGCTGTAGACGCCGAACAGCTGTGCGCCCGTCTCGGTGTCGGGGGATTCTGCTTCGGACATAGTTATCGCACCGGCTTTTCCGCGTTACCACGGACGAGTTCGATCAGCGAGACGCCGTTGACTTTCTCAACCTTGTAGTTGACACCCGAGAGGTCACCCATGGCACGACCCTTCGCGCCACCGATCCCGGCGATGGTGACTTCGTCGTGCTCGTCGATGAACGAGATCGCCCCGTCGCCCGGCGCGAACGCGGTGACCTGTTTCCCGTTTTTGATCAGCTGGACCCGGACGCATTTCCGGATCGCGGAGTTGGGCTGTTTGGCCTCGATGCCGACCTTCTCGAGTACGATACCTCGACCCTGGGGGGCGCCCTCGAGGGGGTCGGACTGCTCGCCCAGCCCACGCTCTCGGCGCGCGTAATCAGAGTCGGACCACCGGTGTTTCTGGCGGTCCTTCTTGAGTTTGCGTGCGGCGTATTTGCCGTTCGCCATAGTACAAGCTCGTACCCTGCCGAGGCACTTAAGCGTCTTCTTTTGGATTCCGAGCCGTGTGTCGGTGTCACAGGCCCCATCTCGCGGTTCGGCCGGCCAGCTGGAGGCGAGGACCCAACCGGGGAGAAGCGAGCCGATCGCCAGCCTGAAGGGCGAAACCCGGCGGTTTTGTGTGGCGAGTCCAATGAGACGACGATGAACGCGATACGTCCGGACGAGTTGGACGAGCGCCTGTCCGCGGGGCAGGAACTGCACGTCCTCGATATCCGACCGGCGTCGTCCTACGAGAACGGATCGATCGAGGGCAGCGACAACGTCCCGGTATACGACGAGCTGCGAAGCGGCGACGAGTCCGCCCTGCGGGATCGACTCGACGAGATACCGAGCGACCGGGAAGTGGTGGTCGTCTGCAAGATGGGGATCGTCGCGAAAAAGGCCACCAGACTACTCGAGGGGGAAGGATACGACGCAACCACGCTCCGCGGCGGGATGAGCGGGTGGGACGGATACCAGAAGGGGTCGCTGATCTACAGGATTCGGTCGCTGTTCTGGAAGCTCCGGTAGTTACTCCATATAGCCGAGTTGCTTGAGGCGTTCGGAAACCTCCTCGCCCGCGCCAGCGCCGCGGTTGGCGTCGGCCAGCGGATCGCGTTTCTCGATGTCGGGTTCGTCAGCGAAGATGTCCAGTACGTCGCCGCGCATATCGGTGGGGATCGCACAACCGGCGTTCGCCAGCACTGTCGGGGCGATATCAGTGATCGAGATCTGCTCGCGCTCGCCGTCGGACCGGAACGAGGGGCCCGAAGCGACGAAGATTCCGGTGTTCGTGTTCTCGGCGGCCCAGCGAGCGGGTTCGGTCATGATCTCGCCGCCGCCCATCCCGTCGTTGACGTGGACACCGGGCCGTTGTTCGACGACGACCTCCGGCGCGTCGTCGACGTAGGGGCCGTTGTAGACCTCCTCGCCGCGGTAGACGTTCGTGAAGATCCGGCCGTGCTCGTCCTCGACCGTCCGGAGGTCCTCGATCAGCGACTGGGCGACGCTGTCGATGTCGTATGCGGGGTTGATGTAGATCGGTCCCTGGGAGCTGGCGACGGCTTTCGTATTCGGCAGGTCGATGGCGTCGAGTTTCTGCCCGCGTTTGAGTCCGGCTTCCTGTGGCACGAGTTGCTGGACGCGCTCGGGGACGACACGCGAGAGTACTCCGACGAGACCGAGGCGCTTGGCGATAGTCAAAGCGTTCTCCCGGGTGACACCGACCTGCTGGAAAATACTTCCTATCGAACGCGTGCGGGCCTGGTAGCCGTTCTCGGCCAGCCACTCGTTGACGTAAAACTCCGTCTGGGTCGGACCGCTACCGTGATCAGACATGACGATCAGGTCCGTGTCGTCGAGGTCGTCGATCCGGCCGATCCACTCGTCGACCAGTTTCCAGCCGCGTTTGGTCGGCTCGGCGTCCCAGAAGAAGTGATGGAGCACGTTCAGATAGAACAGCGTCAGGTGCATGAACTCCAGATCCCGCTCCTCGAACAGCGTGAGCGCAGCCTCGAACCGGGCCTCGAACAACTCCAGAATTGCGTCGACTTCCGCGCCGGTCTCGTCGTTGCTGGACAGCAGTGGCTCGGGGTGGACCCGATACCCGAATCGGTCCTCGAGTTCCGCGGCCAGTTCGGGCGGTGACGTATACCCCTCTTCGAGCGATCGGTACTCGCCCTCGACGGCGTCGGGACCGCCCGAGACCATGAACCCGTCCAGTTCGCGCGGCGGGTACGTCGAGGGCATGTTCATCACGCCAGTCGATTGTCCGTCGTCGTTGAGGTAATCCCACAACTCGGGCGTGTCGAAGTCGCTGCCGTTGCAGACAGTGATCTCCTCGGCGTCGAGATCGACGTTTTCGAACCAGAACACGCCGAATCCGCCGGGATCCTTGCCCGAGGCGTAGCATTTCCAGTTCGGGAACGTCACGGGCGGGAGACAGCTCCGGCTGTCCGCCCAGGTGCCCGACTCCCGCAGGGCTTGCAGGTTCGGTAGCTCGCCGGCTTCGATCCAGGGATCGAGCAGCCGCCAACTGGCCCCGTCGAGACCCAGTACGAACGTTCGGCTCATTGGGTTTCGTTCGGGGGGTGTGTCATATGTAGTTTTATACTGACGGCGGCGCGTGCCCGCAGCTAACCAGGTATCGAAAGTCTCAAACGAGTACTGAGTGATGTACCGCCTGATGGACGACATCGTCTTCGTCACCGCGGACTCCGTGCGATACGATTATATGGACGCAATGGAGTTCCTCTCGTCGTTCGACGTGCAGAAGGGGGTGACTGCCGCCCACTACACGCGGCCGAGTCTCGCGAGCATTCAGGCGTCGAGTCTCAGTTCGGTCCTGACGGGTCGCGTCGAGCGTCCGACGCTCGCCGAGACGCTCTCGGAGGCGGGGTATACGTGTCTCGGCCTGTCGCCGAATCCGAACACCGATGGGGAGTTCGGGTTCGACGCCGGCTTCGATCGCTACGACAGTTTCCTCGAGACCGGGAACCGGGGGAGCAGTCTACGCCAGTACCTCGCCAGGTTCGATCTCCTCCGGCGGATCTACTACAAGTTCTATCCGCCCCAGGCCAAAAGCGAGGACCGTCCGAGCGACCGCGAGGTCGTCGAGCAAGCCATCGAATGGTTCAACGACGCCGAGTCGCCCCGATTTCTGTGGATCCACCTGATGGAAACCCACCGACCCTACGGCGCTGGGGAGGAGGCCGTCTCGAAGAAACTCGACCAGAAGGCCTTCTTCAAGCCGGACAAGCTCACGGCGGCCGAACGCGACGAGATCGAGGGGAAATACCGGGATTCGCTCCGTCGAGCCGACGAAAACGTCGAACACC comes from the Halapricum desulfuricans genome and includes:
- a CDS encoding GNAT family N-acetyltransferase, which gives rise to MNPEIRTVDAPDEDDSVYQDALSVRTTVFVEEQGVPADLEVDEHESDAIHLVAYDDDEPIGAARLRRPGETTGKVERVAVRSAYRERDVGTALMERLEAVARDRGLETMRLHSQVRAAPFYARFGYERVGERFEEAGIPHVEMRKTLAGE
- a CDS encoding aminopeptidase; its protein translation is MDPRVREHAEIIVNHSIDCSEGDHVVIDAHPVAEDLVTAIVESVAEVGGHPLVIQERLGKRFRRAYLKHYDGEFEEPEHTHALYEAMDAYIAIKGGDNETELGDVDTETQSAYEKAYEPVRETRLNKTWNLTLHPAAANAQQAEMATEEYETFVYDAINKDWDAVREQQQEMADRLTDAEKVRIVSGDTTDITMSVAGNETLNDHGENNLPGGEVFTAPVKDSVSGEAYFDIPIYHQGREIAGARLVFEDGEVVEHSAEKNEALLTDVLETDDGASYLGELGIGMNRDIDRFTRNILFDEKMGDTVHMAVGRAYPETVGEDNEQNESAVHVDMILDMSEDSYIELDGEVVQRDGKFWFEE
- a CDS encoding DUF7577 domain-containing protein, coding for MARAELHAGRRSRPAGPRPGRGSSPTYPAASPTGSGPRCPNCGAVNRGGMDYCKQCLGEL
- a CDS encoding elongation factor EF-2, coding for MGRRKKIVQECETLMDKPENIRNIAIAAHVDHGKTTLTDNLLAGAGMIADEGEATKLMMDTEEDEQERGITIDAANVSMTHEYEGTNHLINLIDTPGHVDFGGDVTRAMRAVDGALVVVDAVEGAMPQTETVLRQALREGVKPTLFINKVDRLISELQEGPEEMQERLLAVIRDVNELIRGMTEEMDDIDEDWTVSVEEGTVGFGSALYKWGVSMPSMQRTGMDFGEIMELERADKRQELHERTPLSDVVLDMVVEHFPNPVDAQPRRIPRIWRGDEDTDVAEQMQLVDEDGEVVLMVTDIGIDPHAGEIAAGRVFSGTIEKGQELYVSGTAGKNRVQSVGIYMGGEREEVEKVPAGNIAAVTGLKDAIAGSTVSSTEMTPFESIEHISEPVITKSVEAQSMDDLPKLIETLQQVAKEDPTINIEINEDTGEHLISGQGELHLEVVTQRIERNQGIPVNTGEPIVVYREAPQESSREVEGISPNRHNRFYITVEPLDADIVEAIKRGEASMDMPELERREALQEAGLDKDTSQEVETIHGSNIFVDDTKGIQHLNETMELVIEGLQEALNDGPLANEPVQGSLIRLHDARLHEDAIHRGPAQVIPAVRQAVHNALMDAEIRLLEPIQDVRIDVPNEHMGAASGEIQGRRGRVDDMYQEGDLMVVEGIAPVDEMIGFSSDIRSATEGRASWNTENAGFRVMADNLQPEKIAEIRERKGMKTELPEMIDYF
- a CDS encoding DUF5781 family protein produces the protein MDVQVRGGGPERPFLGAASLFGTEYDLQRPVQVEVRDDPDERTRVGHTDDRHRLIISRQAATSAMARELALHEFAHMYRHERSHPSHVQSTDEVLFLALAGRSVERRKVTHCYQIANHVKDIYADDLWLDLAPGEKLVRFFESTLAIAVSDRPAERQPTWTRRTPASDPDITAVNAAFALAQAERHDLIDRDHRLYDLAHAAAEDAPDVSLNTFKHRFLSLEPDPDDSGFRKALVDLTREYVLEERRAAD
- a CDS encoding 30S ribosomal protein S7 encodes the protein MSEAESPDTETGAQLFGVYSVDDIEFSDPSTERYITVTPIAHTMGRHAEKQFKKSEISIVERLINRLMQTDENTGKKQQTTRITREAFEIVHERTEDNPVQILVSAVENSAPREETVRLKYGGISVPKAVDVAPQRRVDQALKFIAEGVYNSSFKTTTDAAEALAQQLIGAANNDVQTYAVSQKEEKERVAAAAR
- a CDS encoding 30S ribosomal protein S12, with the translated sequence MANGKYAARKLKKDRQKHRWSDSDYARRERGLGEQSDPLEGAPQGRGIVLEKVGIEAKQPNSAIRKCVRVQLIKNGKQVTAFAPGDGAISFIDEHDEVTIAGIGGAKGRAMGDLSGVNYKVEKVNGVSLIELVRGNAEKPVR
- a CDS encoding rhodanese-like domain-containing protein, with the translated sequence MNAIRPDELDERLSAGQELHVLDIRPASSYENGSIEGSDNVPVYDELRSGDESALRDRLDEIPSDREVVVVCKMGIVAKKATRLLEGEGYDATTLRGGMSGWDGYQKGSLIYRIRSLFWKLR
- a CDS encoding alkaline phosphatase family protein; translated protein: MSRTFVLGLDGASWRLLDPWIEAGELPNLQALRESGTWADSRSCLPPVTFPNWKCYASGKDPGGFGVFWFENVDLDAEEITVCNGSDFDTPELWDYLNDDGQSTGVMNMPSTYPPRELDGFMVSGGPDAVEGEYRSLEEGYTSPPELAAELEDRFGYRVHPEPLLSSNDETGAEVDAILELFEARFEAALTLFEERDLEFMHLTLFYLNVLHHFFWDAEPTKRGWKLVDEWIGRIDDLDDTDLIVMSDHGSGPTQTEFYVNEWLAENGYQARTRSIGSIFQQVGVTRENALTIAKRLGLVGVLSRVVPERVQQLVPQEAGLKRGQKLDAIDLPNTKAVASSQGPIYINPAYDIDSVAQSLIEDLRTVEDEHGRIFTNVYRGEEVYNGPYVDDAPEVVVEQRPGVHVNDGMGGGEIMTEPARWAAENTNTGIFVASGPSFRSDGEREQISITDIAPTVLANAGCAIPTDMRGDVLDIFADEPDIEKRDPLADANRGAGAGEEVSERLKQLGYME
- a CDS encoding sulfatase-like hydrolase/transferase, giving the protein MDDIVFVTADSVRYDYMDAMEFLSSFDVQKGVTAAHYTRPSLASIQASSLSSVLTGRVERPTLAETLSEAGYTCLGLSPNPNTDGEFGFDAGFDRYDSFLETGNRGSSLRQYLARFDLLRRIYYKFYPPQAKSEDRPSDREVVEQAIEWFNDAESPRFLWIHLMETHRPYGAGEEAVSKKLDQKAFFKPDKLTAAERDEIEGKYRDSLRRADENVEHLLSEVDSDPALVFTADHGEGFNDNGYYFHQPQLRRVDDCLLDVPVVFDGIDVADGPLSLLDLAPTIAASADASVPDRWLGNNLLETTTDSAVTIAPWHEQATVAWQDFENKLISRDADVTFEGSSRSTDATDEQEVPEDLKEQMRDLGYVK